Below is a window of Quercus robur chromosome 6, dhQueRobu3.1, whole genome shotgun sequence DNA.
gaatttctaTTAAGAATCAAAGTGAcagaattacattttcttaattatttttcaatgttttaggTTGTTGTTGTCGAATACAAAGTGTCAATGTATTGTAATGCATGTGAAAGAACCGTTGCCAAAGCCATCTCCAAATGTAAAGGTACTCTTTTCTtcaaaacccataaatttttttttttttttttttggtttttttgtttacggtattatttatttgtgtgtttgttaattttatatttttgtaaggGGTGGAGAAATTTACGACAGACATGAAGAAAAACAGGGTTGTGGTGACAGGTCGGATTGATCCACAAAagattttgaagaaattaaagaagaaaacagGGAAGAAAGTAGAGATTATAGTTAAGAAGGAAGATGCATCAAAAGAATCTAATGAGGGGGTTTCAAAACTTGATTCTAACCCAccaattttgtttgattgttgcAAAGATGACGAATGGTTAATGATGTTTAGCGATGAGAACCCAAATGCATGTTCCATCATGTAGATTAGATATACACGTTTATTACAggtgtattgttttttttttttttatatatatagtatcacttaatatacaatttaaatatttttttttattcattttctcattAGAGTAATGTGAAAATAATGAACCAAAGATTTGATTTGTCTAGAATTTTTCCAGGATATGTCCTCTCTTTTTGCATTGCTTTCcacttaattttgttttctctgtTGTGCACCCTATTCCATTTCTTTTTAGAATTATTCCATTAAAAAGggttatttttaattaatggcATTCCATGActgtaattataaaaataaaaaataaaaaaacaatatcctGAAATTGTATAttaactattttattattttttaaggagGGGATTCGATTCGAACCAAGTTCTcctccaataaaaaattaggtTATACCATAGAATTAGGAAAAAATTCTATATGCTTAATTTATAAAGTAAATTATGCCACATGTTATATTAGACAAAATAGGCCATATGCAGTATGTGAAGtggacaataatttttttttcttttttaataatttaatagtcaTAGTGGAGTTTGAGATTTGAAAACTGAATATCTTAATTATAAACATAGAGAATATCAACCAGTTGAGTTACAAAGTTTTTAACAATCGATTCTCCAATCATACATTccaatagaaaatactaaaataactTCCAATTTTAAAGTACTTATAAATTGTAATACACAGAAAATTCACTATATTTGCAAGACACCAGgcataatttataatttaaaaaaaaaatggaaagtttTCATAAAATcactcaaaaaaatttcctgtagcatatttaattgaactctttttttttttcttttttttttttttttgtgagcaTCTTGTCAAATCCGCATCAACACTTTACTGATGTCAAATGCTAAGTAAACCACAAATCATCGTTAGTCTTCTTTTGGTTATGGAAAAGTAAGGCAAGGAAAAGTCAATAATATCTTACTTAGGCTTttttccaaccaaaaaaaatgaataaaaacatAGCTCAAATCGTTAAGGTCACTTTACCAAAGAGTTCTTCCCATCCactataatttgaaaaaaattaagatagaCTAAGCTACAGCTAGCACTCAAGTAagagtttcttaaaaattttatcaaatttcaCCAAATAACTTAGCATATGCTCCACTTGGTAGTCACAAATCCAAAATTACAATTGAGAAGTTAACAAGTTAAACCTCATATTCAAGCAGCACAAGCAAAAACCCTAAGAAAAGAGcataattacaaaaagaaatgcaaagtCCCTAAAACATCAAAACTAGTCAAAGCTAATAGATCTATTTTGCAAGGAATCAATCAAATACCTTGAATCGGAGAGAGCCTCCTGAACCATTGAAAACAAAGCTAgggtctctctctctatttgtttAGATTTTCAGCTCCAACCAAACCATTTATACATTTTGGTTTGcttgatttaaaatttattatttattctaattattttgattatatattaaaattttattttcaatatagTAAAAATTACACACCATACACCATGGTTACACCAAATGACTGATTTTATGTATGTGTTACacattatgattttttttttttttttttttttttttgatcatgTGACTTGtcaaaattgtttaatttactaattattaatataatttctatttatttatatataatatataggataaattacatatttggtcTCCATCTTATatactatatttcaatttgatccctaactttttaattgtatcaatttggttcctaacttTTTAgtaccatgtcaatttattcaCTGCCGTTATCTTTTAGATGAAAATTAATGACGTGAccaatggccaaaataaaaaattagcttttgttgatgtgacaataaactaaaattttattttgggcgTTTGCTATGTCaacaattttcattcaaaatataACAgtaaagactaaattgacacgacacTTAAATGGTATGGACCAAATTGTCACAATTaaaaggttagagaccaaattgaaatatagtgtaaaggATAAgaaccaaatatgtagtttacctcaatttttaattaaactatGCATTACATTGGAAATTGCAACTTAGgactttacttttttattttttatttttggaaatgttAACGGATGCTTTAAGGGCATTTGTTAGTGAacaattttaggaaagtttttatgggaaaagagaaaaaacaattacTGTTTTGACATCTTAcctttttctcaacaaaaaaatttaatgttttgacaattttttcaattttccctaaaaattgtataaaaacttttataaaaataatttattaacaattgtcctAATGgtagtctgataataaagagctataaTCAGGAGCGaacgccataggttaaaactctctcaaaaaaaaaaaaacaattgtccTAATGGTATCTATTAACataatcatttatatatatatatatatatatatatatatatatatataacaggaCATTCTATAATGGGGCTTAGGTGACGAATGCAGTTTTGTCACCATATGTCTTTGTTGACGAAATAAAGACATATTGTGAGGAAAGGTTTCATCACCATAACCCACTTTTGTTGTAGGGACATAATTTTGGACTTGAAACTTCCCACATACTTTCCAATGGAGAGAGATGGAGAGAACCATATAGGCCAATCCATAACCATTTTTAATTTATCACTGCCTCAtctccaaaataaataatttattttggagaTGAGGCAGTGATAAATTAAAGGGCATATAATAAGAAGTAAATGAAATCACGTGATCACATTTCAAATTTGTCTGAAAATTCTGAAGAGTTTTAGACGtttggaaatcgagtttcaGCCATCCTTATTGGTCTCTCTTTCTGTCACTCGAAAATCGAAATGGTGTTTCAACCGATATAAATTTGGGATTTTCGTATAAGACGCAATTGCTATGGATAAGGTTCAATCTCCAAAACATTGAGACTCAGTACTCACAAGAGGccatacctttattttttttggcttaatgTGGTAGCAAATCAATTGCTCGTGTTTGCCAACAAGATCTTCTTGCAAAatagttttggatttttgctcCTTTTCTATTGACAATATCAGTACTACTGGTAGGAAGATTCTTCCACCTTATGAATTCCCTCAAGAAGCTAGAAAGTTTGATAGATAAAAGATGCTACCATttgtctcttcttcttttttcataattattgatgTACTAATACATTATAATTGGAATAACGTCAATTCACATGGGTCTAAtcctaaaacaatttttattagcATTAGACaatcacaaattcaaaatatatcataattatcatgaaaaaagaaaatcacaatTTATTATATCATTAATGTAAAAACGATTGTAAAGAATTTTGTGTCCTAACTCCTCCAAGACCCCAATTCTAGAATAAATTCGACTCTCTATCTCATAATTAAGGCTGATATGTGAGTCGTGATGATAGATATATCATAATCAAGGCTAATATGATATATtagcctctctttttttttaatacctttataataaatttgatcATGATACATCTATCAtcaggaaaattattaggtactctcggagtaccataaatgcgttctccctcctctcacatgaatgatgggtcctaccataaatttaaggacaaagtttagctacaaaattggttgtagcttaaggctacaaactcacttaataaaataattattacaacatattttgaaaatctaaccgttgaattgcatgttctttatgctcttaatgcaaatataaaattttgtgtcaatcggatattatttattatataatctataagcttatattttgtgcataattttaaattacaaaaacttgcaatttaaaaaatatattgatgacatagctattgatatttaattttcttgaaattttgcaagcatggaagatataataagaagatgtaatccaacggaggatttgtcaaaattcacttccaataaaaagatattaagtaagtttgtagcttaaggctacaaccaattttgtagctaaactttgtcctaaatttaattaatgggacccaccatttatgtgagaggagggagtacacatttatgatacttccggagtacacaataatttcctcTATCATCATCTCccactattttcatttttgtttttgtttttgtttttgataaaatcATCTCCCACTCACTAATAAACACGTCGTTATTGGAATGGAAAAGGTCCACTAATTATGTGACACCTTATTTTGTTGGCACTTAGGCTTAAAGATACATGACATGACAATTGACAATGGCcattgtttcaactttcaatttcaTGACCGTCCCTCCACTCTTTTGTTGCTAACTTGcgatatgtgtgtgtatgtgtcaATGAAAGGATATATCCATGCACGAATGAAATTTGATTTGCATCTAGCCAACCTATCTTGAAATGACCTTTCACTGTCTAAGCAATAAGCAAACACTATCCCTCTATGTCCATATTCATCTAA
It encodes the following:
- the LOC126690315 gene encoding heavy metal-associated isoprenylated plant protein 19; the protein is MGKKKKKDEVPDKVVVVEYKVSMYCNACERTVAKAISKCKGVEKFTTDMKKNRVVVTGRIDPQKILKKLKKKTGKKVEIIVKKEDASKESNEGVSKLDSNPPILFDCCKDDEWLMMFSDENPNACSIM